From one Orcinus orca chromosome 10, mOrcOrc1.1, whole genome shotgun sequence genomic stretch:
- the LOC117198157 gene encoding uncharacterized protein LOC117198157, with product MSPPVPSGKTSVSSDHTGQVLRPHMPLEQSCVPSDPLSSPMSPHAPLEQSCVPADPQGRSMSPHVPSEPSCFHSDLFRRSNVTCHALGAESVSSDPLRKSKFPSPALGAELCPFRVPKEVQCPLTCPWGRAVFPQTPTEGPFPLTCPRSRSVSPQTAQEIQCPFTYPRSRAVSPQTTRKVYVPSLTLAAELCPLRPPQEIQCPLRCPRSRTMSPQTPREGRCPFMCPQGRIVPPQTTQGRSCPHAPSEQRCVPSDPSMKSNVSSHARRAELFHLRPPQGVQNPLTCPQSKAVSPLITSGGSISPCMPLEQSCVPSDPLRRSSVPSRTLGAELCSLRPPQKVQCPL from the coding sequence ATGTCCCCTCCCGTGCCCTCAGGGAAGACTTCTGTCTCCTCAGACCACACAGGGCAGGTCTTACGACCTCACATGCCCTTGGAGCAGAGCTGTGTACCCTCAGACCCCCTCAGTTCTCCAATGTCCCCTCACGCGCCATTGGAACAGAGCTGTGTCCCCGCAGACCCGCAAGGACGGTCCATGTCCCCTCACGTGCCCTCAGAACCGAGCTGTTTCCACTCAGACCTCTTCAGGAGGTCCAATGTCACCTGTCATGCCCTCGGAGCAGAAAGTGTCTCCTCAGACCCCCTCAGGAAGTCGAAATTCCCCTCACCTGCCCTCGGAGCAGAGCTGTGTCCCTTCAGAGTCCCTAAGGAGGTCCAGTGCCCCCTCACATGCCCTTGGGGCAGAGCGGTGTTCCCTCAGACCCCCACGGAGGGTCCGTTTCCCCTCACCTGCCCTCGGAGTAGATCTGTGTCTCCACAGACTGCTCAGGAGATCCAATGTCCCTTCACGTACCCTCGGAGCAGAGCTGTGTCCCCTCAGACCACACGGAAAGTCTATGTCCCCTCACTCACCCTTGCAGCAGAGCTGTGTCCCCTGAGACCCCCTCAGGAGATTCAATGTCCCCTCAGGTGCCCTCGGAGCAGAACTATGTCCCCTCAGACCCCCAGGGAAGGTCGATGTCCCTTCATGTGCCCTCAGGGAAGGATTGTGCCTCCTCAGACCACACAGGGCAGGTCCTGTCCTCATGCGCCCTCGGAGCAGAGGTGTGTCCCCTCAGACCCAAGCATGAAGTCCAATGTCTCCTCACATGCCCGCAGGGCAGAGCTGTTTCACCTTAGACCCCCGCAGGGGGTCCAGAATCCCCTCACATGCCCTCAGAGCAAAGCTGTGTCCCCTCTGATCACCTCAGGTGGTTCAATATCCCCTTGCATGCCCTTGGAGCAGAGCTGTGTCCCCTCAGACCCACTCAGGAGGTCCAGTGTCCCCTCACGCACCCTCGGAGCAGAGCTGTGTTCTCTCAGACCCCCTCAGAAAGTTCAGTGTCCCCTCTAA
- the PTH1R gene encoding parathyroid hormone/parathyroid hormone-related peptide receptor, which yields MGAARIAPGLALLLCCPVLSSAYVLVDADDVMTKEEQIFLLHRAQAQCEKRLKEVLQRPADIMESGKGWASASTSGKPKKEKASGKLYPESEEDKEVSAGSRHRGRPCLPEWDHILCWPLGAPGEVVAMPCPDYIYDFNHKGHAYRRCDRNGSWELVPGHNRTWANYSECVKFLTNETREREVFDRLGMIYTVGYSVSLASLTVAVLILAYFRRLHCTRNYIHMHLFLSFMLRAVSIFVKDAVLYSGATLDEAERLTEEELRAIAQAPPPPAAAAGYVGCRVTVTFFLYFLATNYYWILVEGLYLHSLIFMAFFSEKKYLWGFTIFGWGLPAIFVAVWVSVRATLANTGCWDLSSGNKKWIIQVPILASIVLNFILFINIVRVLATKLRETNAGRCDTRQQYRKLLKSTLVLMPLFGVHYIVFMATPYTEVSGTLWQVQMHYEMLFNSFQGFFVAIIYCFCNGEVQAEIKKSWSRWTLALDFKRKARSGSSSYSYGPMVSHTSVTNVGPRTGLGLPLSPRLLPAATANGHPQLPGHTKPGSPALQTTPPAVAAPKDDGFLNGSCSGLDEEASAPDRPPVLLQEEWETVM from the exons ATGGGGGCCGCCCGGATCGCGCCCGGCCTGGCGCTCCTGCTGTGCTGCCCAGTGCTCAGCTCCGCATACGTGCTG GTGGATGCAGATGACGTCATGACCAAAGAGGAGCAGATCTTCTTGCTGCACCGTGCCCAGGCCCAATGTGAGAAGCGGCTCAAAGAAGTCCTGCAGAGGCCAG CTGACATAATGGAATCAGGCAAAGGATGGGCATCTGCATCcacatcagggaagcccaagaaagagaAGGCATCTGGGAAGCTCTACCCTGAGTCTGAGGAGGACAAGGAGGTGTCCGCTGGCAGCAGGCACCGAG GGCGCCCCTGCCTGCCAGAGTGGGACCACATCCTGTGCTGGCCGCTGGGGGCACCAGGTGAGGTGGTGGCCATGCCCTGTCCCGACTACATTTATGACTTCAATCATAAAG GCCATGCCTACCGTCGCTGTGACCGTAATGGCAGCTGGGAGCTGGTGCCAGGGCACAACCGGACATGGGCCAACTACAGCGAGTGTGTCAAGTTCCTGACCAATGAGACTCGTGAACGG GAGGTGTTTGACCGCCTGGGCATGATCTACACTGTGGGCTACTCCGTCTCGCTGGCCTCTCTCACCGTGGCTGTCCTCATCCTGGCCTACTTTAG GAGGCTGCACTGCACACGCAACTACATCCACATGCACCTGTTCCTGTCCTTCATGCTTCGCGCCGTGAGCATCTTCGTCAAGGACGCGGTGCTCTACTCCGGCGCCACGCTTGATGAGGCTGAGCGCCTCACGGAGGAAGAGCTGCGCGCCATCGCCCAGGcaccgccgccgcccgccgccgccgccggctaC GTGGGCTGCCGGGTGACTGTGACCTTCTTCCTTTACTTCCTGGCTACCAACTACTACTGGATTCTGGTGGAGGGGCTGTACCTGCACAGTCTCATCTTCATGGCCTTCTTCTCAGAGAAGAAGTACCTCTGGGGCTTCACGATCTTCGGCTGGG GTCTGCCTGCCATCTTCGTGGCTGTGTGGGTCAGTGTGAGAGCCACCCTGGCAAACACTGG GTGCTGGGACTTGAGCTCCGGGAACAAGAAGTGGATCATCCAGGTGCCCATCCTGGCCTCCATTGTG CTCAACTTCATCCTCTTCATCAACATTGTCCGGGTCCTCGCCACCAAGCTGCGGGAGACAAACGCTGGCCGGTGTGACACGCGGCAGCAGTACCG GAAGCTGCTCAAATCCACACTGGTGCTCATGCCGCTCTTTGGCGTCCACTACATCGTCTTCATGGCCACGCCATACACCGAGGTCTCAGGGACGCTCTGGCAAGTCCAGATGCACTACGAGATGCTCTTCAACTCCTTCCAG GGATTTTTTGTCGCCATCATATACTGTTTCTGTAACGGCGAG GTACAGGCTGAGATCAAGAAATCCTGGAGCCGCTGGACATTGGCACTGGACTTCAAGCGCAAGGCACGCAGCGGGAGCAGCAGCTACAGCTACGGTCCAATGGTGTCTCACACGAGTGTGACCAATGTAGGGCCCCGCACGGGACTTGGCCTGCCCCTCAGCCCCCGCCTGCTGCCTGCTGCCACAGCCAATGGCCACCCCCAGCTGCCCGGCCACACCAAGCCAGGGTCCCCAGCCCTTCAGACCACACCACCAGCCGTGGCCGCTCCTAAGGACGATGGGTTCCTCAACGGCTCCTGCTCGGGGCTGGATGAGGAGGCGTCTGCACCAGACAGGCCACCTGTCCTATTGCAGGAGGAATGGGAGACAGTCATGTGA